The Streptomyces sp. A2-16 sequence TCTCGGCGCCTGCGAAGTTGCACAGCCTGAAAAGCTGGTCGATGCCCTTGCCGTTGGTGTCCTTGGCAGGCAGCGGCAGTTCGCCGGTGAGCTGGGTGCGCCGCCAGCACACTTCGCTCGGGTTGGGGACGGCGATGTCCCAGCCGGTGGGGTGGATGCGCACGGATTGGCCGTCGTTGCGGCCCAGGTCCAGCCAGGTGGCCCCGTCCAGGCCGGGGGCGACGCGGATGTGGACGGGCTGGACCTGCTCGGTGAGGGCGAGTGCTTCGATCAAGTCGAGTGCCTCCTTCATCGCGGTGCCGTTGAACGTGCCGAGTCCGTCCTTGAACAGGCCGACCATGAGTTCCTGTCGGTGGCTGCCGGTGGTGCCCTGGGAGCGGATCGGGCGGGCCACGGGGTGGCCCTTGCGCTGGGCGTAGACGGTGCCGTCCGCGGTGCGGAAGTAGCGAAAGCGCTCTTGCGCGTAGTCCGCGATGACCTTCCGGGCCGGGTTCTTGTCGTCGTCGTCCATGCTCAAAGCCCCAACCGGGTGCGGGCGTTGGTCCACGCGTCGGTGCAGTGCCGGGCGGTTTCGCCCTTGGCCTGAGCGGCGGTGAACAGGCGGGCGATGTGGTCCTCGGTGAGGCAGCCGCACCGGCCGTGCGTGGCGAGCACGGCCAGGAACGTCCGGTACACGGCCGTGTGCACGCCGCTGGACGTCTCGGTGATGCGCTGCTCCGCCATGGCGATGCCGCGTTCGAGGTAGGCGGGGGTGCGGTGGCGGCATTCCCCGCCCCCGGCCGGCGCGGAAACCTTCATGGGTACGGGGCCCGCGGGCTTGGCTGCGGTGAGCGCGCGCACGACGTCGGGCAGCGCGACCAGGGTGCCGGTACCGGACCCGAGCCAGCGGGCGTAGGCCATGGTCGACTTGATGTCCACGCCAGGCCGCACGCCGTTGGCCGACGGCATCGTCCCGAGGTAGAGCCAGTGCTCACCGCGGGTCGTGGGCACGATCCGGGTGGCGGGCAGGCTCTCGCGGGCCCACGCGATAGCGTCGGCGTTGTCGCAGTCCACGACCGTCAGGCCGGCGCCGCCGGGGTGGTAGGCGACCGCCGCGGCGCCCTGCCATGCAGTCGCCCATGCCGGCGAGTTGATGACGGTGGAGTCGGTGGTGGCGGCGGCCCAGCCGTGGCAGGGGGCGGGGCAGGTGCAGGGGCCGGGGGTCTTCATATTCGGGCGCCCGCCGCACGAGGTGTACAGGCACGCGGGGCAGTTGGCGAAGGGCACCTTGCCCTTGCGCAGCGGCAGGACGGGCAGCCCTTCGGCCGCGAGTCGGAGGGCGGTGCGCAGGTGGTTGCTCACGCTGCCACCCCCAGCGTCTGGGAAGCGAGGAAGGCCCGGCCGATGTGCTCGGTGTAGGCGGGTGGCAGGGCCTCGCGCAGATGGAGGTGATCGGTGGACCAGTCGATGCGCTTGGCGGCGCGGATCTCGTCCGCGGTGGCTTTGCCGACGTAGGGGCCTTCGCGGTAGATGCCGTGGCGCCAACCGCGCACGTAGCCACGGTGCTTGGGGTGGGCGGGCTGTGCGGTGGTCCAGCCTCCGAGTTCGAAGTAGCGGTGCATGAGCACCGCCAGGCCGAACATCTCGCCGCACAGGCGGAGGTCTTTGCGGACTTCGGAGCCGGCCACGTTCTCCATCACGAACGGCCGACCCGTCGCGCGCAGGGCGGCCCGGGTCGGGGCGATGAGCCTGGGGTAGGTGCGGCCGATCGCCGCGTTCCTGGCCCGGTTGGTGCCCTTGGTCGGAGCGCCCTCGCCCTGGCAGGGCGGGGAGGCGTGGATGAAGTCGTACTCGTGGCCGTGGGCGCGGATGTACTCGATCGCGTCGCCCTGGTGGAAGACGTCACCGCAGTAGTCCGGCTGCGCCTGGATGTCGACGCCGGTGACGTGGCAGCCGGGCAGCGCGAGCCTGTAGCCAGCGGTGGCGCCGCCGATGCAGCAGTAGGTGTCCAGGACCCGGAAGCGCCGGAAGGCGGCGGGTGCTCGCCGGATGTCGGTGGGTTGGGTCATGCTGAATGTCTCCAGTTCCTTGATGGTGACTGGCTGACAAGGGCGGCCCCGCGACTTTGCCGAGACGGAGGGGTCGCCCTTGGCGTAGCTGGGTGGTTCGTTATTCGATCAGTGGCTTTGGGTAGTGCCCGGGTACTTTCGACCTGGGGGATCGAGTGGCCGACATATTTGGGGTGATTGCGTCCATCGGTGTCGTGGCCTCGTTGCTCGTTTCTGCCTGGCAGACGCGAGAGCTCACGCGCCAGACAGCGATCAACAACGGAATCGCCGGCGCTACGGCGCGGTACAACGGACTTGAACGGTTGCACTACGTCGAGAGCTTCATCGCTGCAGAGCCTGAGCTGCACGGCTACTTCTACGGCGGCCTCGAACTGCCGGCGGAGGGCAACGAGCGATGGCGCGTTCTCAATCTCCTGCGCATGCTCGCCGACACCGTGGACTACGGGCTCATGGTCAACGACCTCAACCCTGAGATCCGCAGCTCCGACGGGTGGCAGGACTACGCACTCCTGCTGCGTGCGTCGTCTCCGGCCTTCGTCTACGTGGTGAACGAACATCCGAACTGGTGGGCAGCACTTTCTGGGCATTGGGCGGCCAACCCGATCGCGGGTGACTGAGTCAGCCGAAGTGGTTGCGCTTGAAGATCGCTTTGCGGATGTTGACCGTGGTCCCGCCCTGGCGTCCGTGCGGCTTGAGGACCTGCACGGCGATCCAGCCGCCGAAGATCACGGCGGCGAGGGTGATGAGTTGGGTGATGAGCGCGGTCAGGGCGGTGATGAAGGTGGTGAGCAGGAGCAGTCCGCCGCACACGGCGAGGAAGCCCACGCCCCCGAGGGCCACGTTGACGGCCGCGCGGGACACGCGCGGCTTCGGTGTGAGGGGTTCGGGCTGTGCGGGGCTGATGGCGTAGCCGGTGACGACGCGGCCGTCGGGCAGGACGATGCTCGCGACCGACGGCACGGCGCCCGGCTGGACGGCGACCATCGGTGCCGGCGTCATCACGGCGGGCTGGAGCGGGGTCGGTTGATGGACTTCGACGGCCGCGGGCCGTTCGAGGTGCCCCATGGGGATTCCTTCCGGGACAGCCGCGGGCCCGCGCCAGGGTGTGAGGCGGGCCCGCGGGCGGGTGTTACGTGACGGTGTGAGGGGTGTGGTCGGCCGCTGTTAGGGCGGGTAACACGTGCGCCTGCCTAGGGGTTTGGGTGTTAGGCAGACGTAACGCGTTACGGGTGTCAGGCGGCCGTGAGGGCGGGAACGATCCGCCACCGACCGGTGGTGTTCGTGGCGTCCAGCCGCCCGTCCTGTGCGGCCTCCTTGAGGCGCAGGGAGACCCAGGAGCGGGACAGGCCGTGCCGGTCGCACCAGTCGGTGAAGTCCTTCGGACCGACGACCATCTGTCCGGCGTCCTCGAACTCGGCCAGCGCCTGAGCGAACAGCCGCCGCGCCTCCTCCGGGGAAGGCTTGCGGCCGGCTTCCTGCCCGAAGATCGGGGAGTCGTCGCCGTCCTCCGCCTCCGGGAGCTCCGCCTCGGGGTCGATGTCCGCATCTTCCGGATCGACCAGCAGACCGCCGTGCTCCATGTCGTCCTCCTCGCGGACAGCGTGCAGCGCAACCGGCCGCGGGCCGGCGCCGGTGTCGTCGGTGGTGCGGCCCGTATAGGCACGGCCAGCCACCGAGGATGCGGCGCCAGCGGTGATCGGGTCGGCGGTGGCGCCGTTGTGCTGCACCCATGCCGCGAGCTGTTCCATGACGGGCACGGCGCGGGTGGTGAAGCGGCGGGTGCGGCCTGGGGAGGGGTAGCGGGCTTCGTCGATCCCGGGGGAGACGAGATAGCAGTAGCCGGGCCTGCGGTTGCCCCACGCGCCGGGGTGGGCGCCCGCGTCGATGACCGTCTCCGGCAGCGCGAACCCCTCATCCCGTGCGTCGCAGCCGAGGGCGATCACGGAGGGGAGGGAGGCGCGGGTGGAGGTGGACATCTGGTCGTAGGACGGCCGCTGAAGCGACACGATCAGGGAGACGCCCGCGGAGCGAGCTTCTTGGGCGATGCCGGTGAAGGCGTCGTCTCCGAGGTTGCGCAGGGTGTTGGCGGCTTCCTCGAACCAGGCGACCAGGAACGGCATCCCCGCGCACCCGCAGGCGCGGCGGTCGGGGCGGCAGGAGTGCTCCGGGTCGTTCTGCTGCTCGGCTGCCGCGGGCACCCACTGGCGGTAGCCGTGGGCTCCGAGCCAGCGCGTGCGGGCCGGGATGACAGCCTCGACAGCCGCAACCAACACCTCGGTCTGGCTGCCGCCCTCGGCAGCCCAGTCCAACCCCGGGCGTAGGGGCGCGAAGTCCTGAAACGCCTTCGGGTCGGAGAACCAGACGATGACGTCCCGGCGGGAGAGCACCTCCGTGAGCAGGTTGAGCGCCGCGTCGCCCTTGCCGGATCCAGACTGGCCCGCGATCAGGCCGTGGGTGGAGTTGCGGCCCGCGTCCGGGTCACCGGGCAGCCACATGACCAGCGGGGAGCCGTCGTCGTAGCGGCCGATGACCAGTGGTTCGGCGATCGATCCTCCGAGGTTGGAGGGGCCCTCCCATTCGACGACCTCGGACAGCATGTCCTCGGGGACGATGACCAGCTCACCGCGGCGCACGGAATCCGGGTCCGGGGTGTAGCGCACAGCGGACGTCGGAAGATCCAGCGCGGACGCGATCTTCATCAGGGCCTTGGTGACGTCGTCGTTGGTCTGCTCGCCGGGCTGCAACGCGATCGGCGCGGTGACCCGGTTGGGCTCCACCTTCGCCGCACCGATCTGCGCCCGCGCGAGTCCGACCTTCTCCAGCAGACCACCGTCCGAACTGGCGGTGGTGCCGTCGGGGTTGTGGCGCATGACCATGCGCACGTTCCACGACAGCGCGACCGCCGGGCCGCCCATGAGGAACAGGTCGTCGATCGGCCCGGCCGTCGGCCCGGCGAGGCAGGCGGCGGTGACCCACGCGGAGCCGGCGGCCGTGGTGATGGCCGCGTGCAGGCGGCGCTGGTTGCTGGTCGACTTGCCCGCCCACCAGGTGGCGCCGGTCAGCGCGACGGAGGCAAGGGTCAGTCCGACGCCGGCGGCGGCGCTCTCGCCCCACTGCCAGTGCCCCAACGTCCCGGCCAGGCCGGTCCCGGCCCAGCCCAGCCAGGGCGGCAGGTGTGGCTTGGCCCGGTTGAGGAGGTAGGCGCGGACGGTGCCGCCCGTCCCGTCGTTCGTGCCGGCGGGGACGGTGAGCGGGTAGCTGCGTCCGTCCTGGTCGGTCCACTGGTGAGCCATGGTGCAACCTCCTTACTGCTGGGCCCAGTTCATGACCGGCTGTGCCGGCTTGCGGGCGCGGTGACGGACGCGGTTGATCTCTTCCTCGAACTCCTGCTGGAAGACCGCGTAGCAGGAGGCGGCATTCTTCGCCGCGTCCCGCAGGGCGTCGGCGGACTTGCGCATCTTGCGGGAGACCTTCCGGGCCCGGACCCGGGAGCCGAACGCGCGTCCCTCCGGGTCCGGCACCGCGGACAGCACGCCCTGGATGATCTCGGCAGCCATGGCCACCTCGATGGACAACATCACGCCGGCCGCCCGCAGGCTGTTGCAGTAGTTCCGCACCTGAGCCGGGGAGCCGAACTCCGGGGAGGGCAGCAGGGACTCGGAGTGCGAGCGCCCCCCGCCCCCGGCGCGGCCGGCGTGCTTGGTGTTGTTGACGGTGACGTTGATCGGGGGGACGAACGAGCCGCCCAACGCGCCGACGAACCCGCCGGCAGCGGCGCCCGCGTTGGCGAACTTGGCGCCCTTGTTCTGCGGGTTCGCGCCGCTGTTGCGGCGGGCGTTGGTGAAGGGGCGGCTTGCCTGGCGCCGGGCGAAGTCGTCGACCTGGCGGGCGGAGGCGTTGCGATTAGCGGCCATCAGGCAGTCTCCTCAGCTAGTGGGTGCGGCGGACGATGAGCCAGGCGGACTGCGCGACGATCAGGGCGATCAGCCACAGCAGTCCAAGCGGGCCGGCCAGCGGGCCGAAGGCAGCGGCCAGCGCCGCCCACGTGCCGGTGAGCGTGGCGAGCGCGGTCAGGCCAATGCGCCAGGCGAGGGTGGAACGGCGGGCGGGGCGGCGCCGCTGCATGACGGCGAGCCAGACCAGCGGGGCCACGGCGAGCGGGGCGAGGACCAGGCCGGACCACCAGCCCAGCACGTGCAGGAGCGCGGTGATGACCAGGGTGAGCAGGGCAAAGCCGGTGGGGGCGAGCGCGCGGCGGAAGCGCCACAGTGCCCGCCCGAGGAATCCGAACACCTCCCGGGTCAGCGAGGGGCGGTCGGGGACGACGATCAGGAACGGCTGCGAGCGGCGCCCGCGCTGGTGCGGGATACGAACGGTGTGGACACCCGCGGCGCGGGTGCGGGTACGGCTGGACACAGCGAAACTCCCAGGAAGTTGGTGGGGGTGTTCAGGCGGCGCGCTGTTCTTCGGCGACCAGGCACAGGCCGCAGATGCCGTGCGAGGTGGGGATGCAGTAACCGACGTCCAGCCGGCAGCGGGGACAGGTACGCCGCGCGAGCATCGCCAACGCGAGAGCACCCCACTTGCGGGAGGTCATCGGGCGGACCGGCAGGGCCAGGTCCTCGCGATAGAGGAAGGCAACCCGGGGCGTGCCCTGGCGGCGGTTGATCAGCATGAGCTGAGCCGCGATCGGCTGTCCGCCGGGCCGTAACCCCTTCGACCGGAGTTGGCGGCGGGTGGCGTAGCCAGCAGGGGCCATGCGCCACGGGTAGGTCGGTATGCCGAAGCGGGCCCCGTTGGGGTCGAAGCACTTCGCGTAGGCGGTCGGCATCAGAGCATCGCTCCGTCAGCCTCGAAGGTGGGGTGGCCGGCGTCGCGGAACTCCTGGTAGCGGGTGGACACCCATCCCACCGACCAGCCGCACAGCTCGGCAGCCGACCGCACCGACAGCCCCGCCTCGAACGCGGCCTGCACAGTCGCCCGCGCCTGCTCCTCGGGAAGCTTCTCGGAAGCGGGCCCGGCGGCCAGCAGCGCGGCGCGTTCACGCTCGGCACGGGCCTTGCGCTCAGCCTGTTCACGGCGTTCACGCTCCGCCCGCGCGGCCCGCTCCTGAGCGACCCGTACGGCAGCCTCCCGCTCAGCACGTTCACGCTCCCGCGCCTGCTGTTCACGCTCGCGCTCAGCGCGTTCACGCGCCTCCCGCTCAGCCCGCTCACGGGCCGCAACCTGCTCGCGCTCCTCGCGGCGGACGGCCTCCTCGCGTTCGGCCTGCTCGCGGATCAGGCGGGCTTCGTGTTCACGCTGTTCACGCGCCAGCATGGCCGCGTGCTCGCGCTCCTCACGAGCCAACCGGGCGGCCGTCTCGCGCCGCTCGGCAATGGCCTGCTCGCGGGCTTCGCGCTGCGCCTGCTGCCGCGCCTCCAACTCAGTCACGGCGGCAGCGATCGCGCGCCGGTAGGCGAGCCCGGTTTCCGCGGTAACGATCAGCAGGAGCGGTGCGACCGCGTGGACGGCCACCCCGACCAGGTCGTTGTGCAGGGCGGAGTCGGCGACGTTGAGGGCGAGGGTCATGCAGCCGGTCATCCAGCGCAGCACGATCGGCCACCGCCCGCTGTGGCCCCCGAGCCGGGCCAGCACCGCATCCAGGCGGACCACGATGACCACCGCGGCATCCACCACGAGGGGCAGGATCGGCGCGGTCCACTTCCATTTGTCGGGGGTGTGGGCGGCGGCGAGCGGGGTGACGGTGAGGATCGAGTACAGCATCGCGCCGGCCACGATCAGCCAGGTGCCGATGGACAGGGCGCGCTCGGCTGAACGGATCTGAACGGCGTTCACGCGATCACCCCCGTCCGTGAACGCACCTGCGTGCCGGCGATCAGGACGACCGGCGAGGCGGGCTCACCGTGGGCCTCGCTGTCCTCGGCCCACGCCCATGTGGCGCCCGGAATCGGCTCGAATCCGAGGACGCTGAGCGCCTCCGTACGCTCTGTGAACGTCGGTACCGGAAGGGCCCGGTCGAAGCCGAACTCCGGCCACGGGTCGGGGGTGTTCAGCAGGACCACGTACAGGCGCCACTGGCCCTTGAACACGGACATCTGTGCCGTGAACGTCTGTGCCGTCACGCCCCGACCCCCGACGCCGTGACCGTGTGGTTGATCAGGTCCACC is a genomic window containing:
- a CDS encoding bifunctional DNA primase/polymerase, translating into MSNHLRTALRLAAEGLPVLPLRKGKVPFANCPACLYTSCGGRPNMKTPGPCTCPAPCHGWAAATTDSTVINSPAWATAWQGAAAVAYHPGGAGLTVVDCDNADAIAWARESLPATRIVPTTRGEHWLYLGTMPSANGVRPGVDIKSTMAYARWLGSGTGTLVALPDVVRALTAAKPAGPVPMKVSAPAGGGECRHRTPAYLERGIAMAEQRITETSSGVHTAVYRTFLAVLATHGRCGCLTEDHIARLFTAAQAKGETARHCTDAWTNARTRLGL
- a CDS encoding DNA methylase codes for the protein MTQPTDIRRAPAAFRRFRVLDTYCCIGGATAGYRLALPGCHVTGVDIQAQPDYCGDVFHQGDAIEYIRAHGHEYDFIHASPPCQGEGAPTKGTNRARNAAIGRTYPRLIAPTRAALRATGRPFVMENVAGSEVRKDLRLCGEMFGLAVLMHRYFELGGWTTAQPAHPKHRGYVRGWRHGIYREGPYVGKATADEIRAAKRIDWSTDHLHLREALPPAYTEHIGRAFLASQTLGVAA
- the traB gene encoding plasmid transfer protein TraB, whose translation is MAHQWTDQDGRSYPLTVPAGTNDGTGGTVRAYLLNRAKPHLPPWLGWAGTGLAGTLGHWQWGESAAAGVGLTLASVALTGATWWAGKSTSNQRRLHAAITTAAGSAWVTAACLAGPTAGPIDDLFLMGGPAVALSWNVRMVMRHNPDGTTASSDGGLLEKVGLARAQIGAAKVEPNRVTAPIALQPGEQTNDDVTKALMKIASALDLPTSAVRYTPDPDSVRRGELVIVPEDMLSEVVEWEGPSNLGGSIAEPLVIGRYDDGSPLVMWLPGDPDAGRNSTHGLIAGQSGSGKGDAALNLLTEVLSRRDVIVWFSDPKAFQDFAPLRPGLDWAAEGGSQTEVLVAAVEAVIPARTRWLGAHGYRQWVPAAAEQQNDPEHSCRPDRRACGCAGMPFLVAWFEEAANTLRNLGDDAFTGIAQEARSAGVSLIVSLQRPSYDQMSTSTRASLPSVIALGCDARDEGFALPETVIDAGAHPGAWGNRRPGYCYLVSPGIDEARYPSPGRTRRFTTRAVPVMEQLAAWVQHNGATADPITAGAASSVAGRAYTGRTTDDTGAGPRPVALHAVREEDDMEHGGLLVDPEDADIDPEAELPEAEDGDDSPIFGQEAGRKPSPEEARRLFAQALAEFEDAGQMVVGPKDFTDWCDRHGLSRSWVSLRLKEAAQDGRLDATNTTGRWRIVPALTAA
- the traA gene encoding plasmid transfer protein TraA encodes the protein MAANRNASARQVDDFARRQASRPFTNARRNSGANPQNKGAKFANAGAAAGGFVGALGGSFVPPINVTVNNTKHAGRAGGGGRSHSESLLPSPEFGSPAQVRNYCNSLRAAGVMLSIEVAMAAEIIQGVLSAVPDPEGRAFGSRVRARKVSRKMRKSADALRDAAKNAASCYAVFQQEFEEEINRVRHRARKPAQPVMNWAQQ
- a CDS encoding RRQRL motif-containing zinc-binding protein, whose protein sequence is MPTAYAKCFDPNGARFGIPTYPWRMAPAGYATRRQLRSKGLRPGGQPIAAQLMLINRRQGTPRVAFLYREDLALPVRPMTSRKWGALALAMLARRTCPRCRLDVGYCIPTSHGICGLCLVAEEQRAA
- a CDS encoding DUF2637 domain-containing protein, with product MNAVQIRSAERALSIGTWLIVAGAMLYSILTVTPLAAAHTPDKWKWTAPILPLVVDAAVVIVVRLDAVLARLGGHSGRWPIVLRWMTGCMTLALNVADSALHNDLVGVAVHAVAPLLLIVTAETGLAYRRAIAAAVTELEARQQAQREAREQAIAERRETAARLAREEREHAAMLAREQREHEARLIREQAEREEAVRREEREQVAARERAEREARERAEREREQQARERERAEREAAVRVAQERAARAERERREQAERKARAERERAALLAAGPASEKLPEEQARATVQAAFEAGLSVRSAAELCGWSVGWVSTRYQEFRDAGHPTFEADGAML
- a CDS encoding DUF6303 family protein, with the translated sequence MTAQTFTAQMSVFKGQWRLYVVLLNTPDPWPEFGFDRALPVPTFTERTEALSVLGFEPIPGATWAWAEDSEAHGEPASPVVLIAGTQVRSRTGVIA